Proteins from a genomic interval of Diospyros lotus cultivar Yz01 chromosome 6, ASM1463336v1, whole genome shotgun sequence:
- the LOC127804690 gene encoding LOW QUALITY PROTEIN: protein STRICTOSIDINE SYNTHASE-LIKE 5-like (The sequence of the model RefSeq protein was modified relative to this genomic sequence to represent the inferred CDS: inserted 1 base in 1 codon): MSPSSSEPTPPSSSPSSPIKPXRRRTLWPSISLLSALAPLLSAAVFYQLFSFDPAPLPTHERARRPIFVPSQNPRMLRGVELIGAGHLPGPEDLAYDPKSGLLYTGCVDGWIKRVTVNESAADTVVENWVNTGGRPLGLALGHQNEVVVADAVKGLLKVGADGEIELLTDEAEGVKFKLTDGVDIAENGIVYFTDASHKYGTKESIWDFLEGRPHGRLLAYDPSTQKTELLLSDLYFPNGVAVSPDQLSVVFCETPMWRCRRYFIQGERKGSVDSFVENLPGMPDNIHYDGGGAHYWIAIVWGTSFYWDMAQKYPFIRKCLAMVVKYMGRLKMEKNGGILAVDLQGKPVAFYFDPKLAMVTSGIKIADQLYGGSVTHQYIMRLNLTRHPAISIA, from the exons ATGTCGCCGTCGTCGTCTGAGCCAACCCCGccgtcttcttctccttcttctccaaTCAAAC GGAGGAGGAGGACCTTATGGCCCTCCATTTCTCTCCTCTCCGCTCTCGCGCCTCTACTCTCCGCCGCCGTCTTCTACCAACTCTTCTCCTTCGACCCAGCTCCTCTCCCCACCCACGAGCGAGCTCGCCGGCCCATCTTCGTGCCTAGCCAAAACCCCCGTATGCTTCGCGGCGTAGAGTTGATCGGGGCTGGGCATTTGCCGGGACCGGAAGACCTCGCTTACGACCCCAAATCGGGACTCTTGTATACTGGTTGTGTAGATGGGTGGATCAAGCGAGTCACGGTGAACGAGTCGGCGGCGGACACGGTGGTGGAGAACTGGGTCAACACCGGCGGCCGACCTCTGGGACTCGCTCTTGGACACCAAAATGAAGTCGTCGTCGCCGATGCTGTTAAG GGGCTGCTGAAAGTAGGAGCAGATGGTGAAATTGAGCTGCTCACGGATGAGGCAGAGGGAGTGAAGTTCAAGCTAACAGATGGCGTGGACATTGCGGAGAATGGAATCGTATATTTCACAGATGCATCGCACAAGTACGGAACAAAGGAGTCCATTTGGGACTTTCTGGAGGGCAGACCACACGGCCGACTCCTCGCCTATGATCCGTCGACTCAGAAAACCGAATTGCTGCTCTCCGACCTCTACTTCCCCAATGGAGTTGCAGTCTCCCCAGATCAACTCTCCGTCGTCTTCTGCGAAACCCCGAT GTGGAGGTGCAGGAGATACTTCATACAAGGCGAGAGAAAGGGATCTGTTGATAGCTTCGTTGAGAATTTGCCCGGAATGCCAGACAACATACATTATGATGGAGGAGGAGCACATTACTGGATTGCAATAGTATGG GGTACTTCATTTTATTGGGATATGGCACAGAAGTACCCCTTTATCCGAAAGTGTCTGGCGATGGTGGTGAAGTACATGGGGCGACtaaaaatggagaagaatggTGGGATTCTGGCTGTTGACCTGCAAGGAAAACCCGTAGCTTTCTACTTCGACCCAAAATTGGCCATGGTTACCAGTGGGATAAAGATTGCAGATCAACTGTATGGCGGTTCTGTGACACATCAATACATCATGCGCCTCAACCTGACCCGACATCCCGCTATCTCCATTGCTTAA
- the LOC127804318 gene encoding isocitrate dehydrogenase [NAD] regulatory subunit 1, mitochondrial-like: protein MPFLFIARRSRIVNGHFISHQSQNPNPICLDPMARSTALPLLLKRICRSLDSPIHLGPTRSITYMPRPGDDTPRAVTLIPGDGIGPLVTGAVEQVMEVMHAPVFFERYEVHGHMKSMPHDVIESIKKNKVCLKGGLMTPVGGGVNSLNVQLRKELDLYASLVHCFNLPGLPTRHENVDIVVIRENTEGEYAGLEHEVVPGVVESLKVITKMCSERIAQYAFEYAYLNNRKKVTAVHKANIMKLADGLFLESCREVATKYPAIEYSEIIVDNCCMQLVSRPEQFDVMVTPNLYGNLVANTAAGIAGGTGVMPGGNVGADHAVFEQGASAGNVGNERILQKKKANPVALLLSSAMLLRHLQFPSFADRLETAVKRVVSEGKHRTKDVGGQSTTQEVVDAVIAALD from the exons ATGCCATTTCTGTTCATAGCTCGTAGAAGCCGGATCGTTAACggtcatttcatttctcatcaAAGCCAGAATCCGAACCCAATTTGTCTCGACCCGATGGCGAGAAGCACCGCATTGCCGCTGCTGCTGAAACGAATCTGTCGATCATTGGATAGTCCAATTCACCTCGGCCCCACCCGATCCATCACCTACATGCCTCGACCAGGCGACGACACTCCCCGGGCTGTGACACTGATTCCCGGCGACGGAATCGGCCCTCTGGTGACCGGCGCCGTCGAGCAAGTGATGGAGGTGATGCACGCGCCGGTGTTCTTTGAGCGGTACGAAGTCCACGGCCACATGAAAAGCATGCCTCACGATGTGATCGAGTCGATCAAGAAGAACAAGGTGTGCCTCAAGGGAGGGTTGATGACTCCAGTCGGCGGCGGCGTGAACTCGCTGAACGTGCAGCTCAGGAAGGAGCTCGATCTCTACGCCTCGCTCGTCCACTGCTTCAATCTGCCGGGATTGCCGACGCGCCACGAGAATGTCGACATCGTCGTGATCCGGGAGAACACAGAAGGCGAGTACGCCGGCCTCGAGCACGAGGTCGTTCCCGGCGTCGTCGAAAGCCTCAAG gtGATCACAAAAATGTGCTCAGAGCGGATCGCGCAATACGCATTTGAGTATGCGTACTTGAACAACAGAAAGAAAGTGACGGCTGTTCACAAAGCAAACATAATGAAGCTCGCAGATGGGCTGTTCCTGGAATCATGCCGAGAAGTTGCAACGAAGTATCCTGCAATCGAATACAGTGAAATTATTGTTGATAACTGCTGCATGCAGCTTGTTTCCAGGCCCGAGCAATTTGATGTCATG GTCACACCCAATCTTTATGGCAATCTGGTTGCAAATACCGCAGCTGGCATTGCTGGCGGCACAGGAGTCATGCCAGGAG GGAACGTAGGGGCCGATCACGCGGTATTCGAGCAAGGTGCTTCCGCTGGGAATGTTGGGAACGAGAGAATACTgcagaagaagaaagcaaatcCGGTGGCTTTACTTCTATCGTCAGCCATGCTGCTGAGACATCTGCAGTTTCCTTCCTTCGCCGACCGGTTAGAAACCGCCGTGAAGCGGGTCGTATCGGAGGGCAAGCACCGGACAAAGGACGTAGGGGGCCAGAGCACCACTCAGGAGGTGGTTGACGCAGTCATTGCAGCCTTGGACTAA
- the LOC127804689 gene encoding butanoate--CoA ligase AAE1-like translates to MNMNRVIKSSLMSLTRRFINIHGGANRFRPIWTRQFSDNLEPEQWESPEGVVRRGTNYVPLSPISFLERSAKVYRDGTSIVYGSVKYTWKETHQRCVKLASALSQLGISRGDVVATLAPNIPAMHELHFAVPMAGAVLCTFNARHDSAMLSILLKHSEAKIIFVDYQFLGIARGALDLLTSTGTKLPSLVLVPESTDSLPLSFTSEAYEYEKFLATGRADFDIRRPKSEWDPISVNYTSGTTSRPKGVVYNHRGAYLNSLATVLLHEMRSMPVYLWTVPMFHCNGWCLIWGVAALGGTNICLRRVSPKGIFESIDLHKVTHMGGAPTVLNMIVNSPASDQKPLPHKVEVMTGGSPPPPQIIFKMEELGFTVSHLYGLTETYGPGTSCVWKPEWDCLPLDERSRLKARQGVQHLGLEEVDVKDPVTMNSIPADRKTVGEVMFRGNTVMSGYLKDPGATEEAFKGGWFRSGDLGVKHSDGYIELKDRSKDIIISGGENISSVEVETVLHGHPGVLEAAVVARPDNHWGQTPCAFVKLKEGFNVDAQEMIKFCRDHLPHYMAPRTVIFDDIPRTSTGKVQKFLLRERAKALGSLF, encoded by the exons ATGAACATGAATCGCGTCATCAAGAGCTCTTTGATGTCTTTGACACGACGCTTCATTAATATTCATGGCGGTGCGAACCGATTTCGACCCATATGGACTCGTCAATTTTCCGATAATCTTGAACCGGAGCAGTGGGAATCGCCGGAGGGTGTTGTCCGGCGCGGCACCAACTACGTTCCTTTGTCTCCGATAAGCTTCTTGGAGCGATCGGCCAAGGTTTACAGGGACGGGACATCGATTGTTTATGGTTCTGTAAAGTACACTTGGAAAGAGACCCATCAACGGTGTGTCAAGCTCGCCTCTGCTCTTTCCCAGTTGGGTATTTCCCGCGGAGACGTT GTAGCAACATTAGCCCCTAATATTCCTGCAATGCATGAGCTGCATTTTGCAGTCCCCATGGCTGGAGCTGTTCTGTGTACGTTTAATGCGCGCCACGATTCAGCCATGCTCTCAATCCTACTCAAACATTCAGAAGCCAAGATCATTTTCGTAGATTACCAGTTCCTTGGAATTGCTCGTGGAGCACTTGACCTCCTTACAAGTACAGGAACAAAACTGCCTAGTCTTGTCCTAGTTCCTGAATCTACAGATTCCTTGCCATTGAGCTTTACTTCTGAAGCTTATGAATACGAAAAATTCTTAGCAACAGGACGTGCTGATTTTGACATAAGACGGCCAAAAAGTGAATGGGATCCTATTAGTGTGAACTATACTTCTGGCACAACCTCACGTCCTAAAGGAGTTGTTTATAATCACCGAGGTGCCTATCTCAATTCCCTTGCAACTGTTTTACTTCACGAGATGAGGTCCATGCCTGTTTATCTTTGGACAGTGCCCATGTTTCACTGCAATGGGTGGTGCCTTATTTGGGGAGTTGCTGCGCTTGGTGGCACAAATATATGCCTTAGAAGGGTTTCTCCCAAGGGCATTTTTGAGAGCATTGATCTCCACAAGGTGACACACATGGGTGGTGCACCAACTGTTTTGAACATGATTGTAAACTCACCTGCCAGTGACCAGAAGCCACTTCCTCACAAGGTTGAAGTTATGACAGGGGGCTCACCACCTCCTCCTCAGATCATTTTCAAGATGGAGGAGCTGGGATTCACAGTATCCCACTTGTATGGACTTACAGAGACTTATGGTCCAGGAACATCTTGTGTATGGAAGCCGGAGTGGGACTGTTTGCCTCTAGATGAACGTTCAAGGTTGAAAGCACGACAAGGAGTTCAACATCTTGGTCTAGAGGAAGTAGACGTAAAGGATCCAGTCACCATGAATAGCATTCCAGCTGATAGAAAGACAGTTGGCGAGGTTATGTTCAGAGGAAATACTGTAATGAGTGGATACCTCAAGGATCCCGGAGCAACAGAAGAAGCATTCAAGGGTGGTTGGTTTCGGAGTGGTGACCTTGGGGTGAAACATTCAGATGGGTATATAGAACTTAAGGATCGGTCAAAGGATATTATAATCTCTGGGGGGGAGAACATTAGCAGTGTAGAAGTAGAGACCGTGTTGCATGGTCATCCAGGAGTCCTTGAAGCTGCAGTTGTTGCGAGACCTGATAATCACTGGGGACAGACTCCTTGTGCATTTGTGAAGTTGAAGGAAGGGTTTAATGTTGACGCTCAAGAAATGATCAAGTTCTGCCGGGATCATTTGCCACATTACATGGCACCCAGGACTGTCATTTTTGATGATATTCCAAGAACTTCAACTGGAAAGGTGCAGAAATTCCTTTTGAGGGAGAGGGCAAAAGCACTGGGCAGCCTTTTTTGA
- the LOC127804747 gene encoding serine acetyltransferase 2-like has product MACFGDEVLRFSLSDMLSGCELLEEQDIPDSKLMEYRLERVFPVYAMGLTKPDPAALVPALRTGSAVDDPIWDAVREEAKLEAENEPILSSFLYSSILSHDCLEGALAFVLANRLKSPTLLATQLMDIFCDVIMANQGIKCAIRLDVQAFKDRDPACLSYCSALLYLKGYHALQTHRVANTLWNQGRKVLALALQSRVSEVFGVDIHPAAKIGEGILLDHATGVVIGETAIIGNRVSLMQGVTLGGTGKEIGDRHPKVGEGALIGASATILGNIRIGEGAMIAAGSLVLKDVPPHSMVAGIPAKVIGYVDEQIPSLTMKHDASKDFFEHVAVGHVGGKPPGESVPQ; this is encoded by the exons atgGCTTGTTTTGGCGACGAGGTCCTCCGCTTCTCCCTCTCCGACATGCTTTCCGGGTGTGAACTTCTCGAAGAACAGGACATTCCTGACTCCAAGCTGATGGAGTACAGGCTAGAGAGGGTTTTCCCAGTTTATGCCATGGGGCTCACCAAGCCCGACCCGGCTGCGCTCGTGCCTGCACTCCGTACGGGCTCCGCCGTAGATGATCCCATTTGGGACGCCGTGAGGGAAGAGGCCAAGTTGGAG GCAGAGAATGAGCCAATTTTAAGCAGCTTCTTGTATTCCAGTATTCTGTCGCATGATTGTTTGGAAGGAGCATTGGCCTTTGTCCTTGCCAATAGACTTAAAAGTCCTACGCTCCTGGCAACACAACTAATGGATATATTTTGTGATGTTATCATGGCTAATCAAGGTATTAAATGTGCCATTCGCCTTGATGTGCAG GCATTTAAAGACAGGGATCCTGCTTGTTTGTCGTATTGCTCGGCTCTCTTGTACCTTAAG GGTTATCATGCTCTGCAAACACATCGTGTAGCAAATACTTTGTGGAACCAGGGGCGCAAAGTTTTGGCACTAGCACTACAAAGTCGAGTTAGTGAG GTTTTTGGAGTTGATATACATCCAG CTGCAAAAATCGGAGAAGGGATACTGTTGGATCATGCCACCGGTGTAGTCATTGGTGAAACTGCAATCATAGGGAATAGAGTTTCACTGATGCAG GGTGTAACCCTGGGAGGAACGGGTAAAGAAATTGGTGATCGTCATCCAAAAGTTGGTGAAGGTGCGCTGATTGGAGCTAGTGCAACTATACTGGGGAATATAAGAATAGGTGAAGGTGCAATGATAGCTGCTGGTTCACTTGTATTAAAGGATGTCCCTCCTCACAG CATGGTGGCAGGAATACCAGCGAAGGTGATTGGTTATGTAGATGAgcaaattccatctctaacaATGAAACATG ATGCCAGCAAAGACTTCTTTGAACATGTAGCTGTTGGACATGTAGGGGGGAAACCTCCAG GAGAATCGGTGCCACAATGA